The genomic stretch GACCTGGCATCCCTGCGGATTCACCCCGGACATCACGTGCTTGATCGCGCCGTCCTTGCCGGCTGCATCCATCGCCTGAAAAATCACCAGCACCGCCCATTGATTTTGCGCGTAGAGTTTTTCCTGCAACTCGACCAGGCGCTCGATGCCGCGCGTCAGCATCTCCTCGCCATGTTTCTCTGATTCGAAATGGGCAGTGTCTTTCGGGTCCCAGTCTTTCAGGCGAAACTTGCGCCCGTGATCTACCAGGTAGCGTTTTGCAAGATTCGGCAATTGGAAGCGCACTCCTTTAACTCGGCCCGCGATAAATCGAGCATGCGAATCGCATCACGCGCACATGCGTAGTCGATGGTTACACTACGGCGCGCACGCTAGTCGAGCGTGACGACTCTGAATTGACGCGCGTCCGGCGCGATACTGCTCACGCGAGACACATCCCGCCAAGAGCGCAAAGAGCCCGCCAGAGCGCCAGGCATCGCGTGCGGCCAGCAATTCCCGGCCACTCCGCTCGGCAAAGCAACCTGTTCATCTGAGCGATTCGCCTGAGCTGTACAGATTACGTACATTCTGTTGTTTTTCTGCACGTAATTTCAAGTCTAGACGCCGTACGATTCCATCCTTCGCGAAATTGCACCTTCTTGAAGCCTCATATTTGCATTTTTATTGTTTGGCATGTTGTGTGCGTTTCTTTTGATTTTCAAGATGCTAATTGAATCATCACCAACCACAGTTTTGCACCACAAGGAGGTTGCAAACCGAGATGAAAAGGCTGACGGGATTTTCTAAAGGTCAGATCTTCGTGTTGTATGCGGTCGCCATGACTGCTCTGCTCGGCGCCATCGCGCTCAGTACCGATGTCGGAGTCATGTACTACAACTGGGCGTCAATGCAGCGGGCGGTCGATGCGGCCGCGCTGGCGGGCGCAAACTATCTGCCGGAGGACACTTCAAACGCCACTGCTCAAGCTACCAACTATTCCACTATCAATGGTCTCGCGCCGGCTGAAATCGCTACCTCGTTCAACAGCCCGACCAACGACACCATAACCGTTACAGCGAGTCGCACCGTGCCGTACTACCTGGGCAAGGTTGTCGGTCTAACCGATCAGGTGGTTCAGGTATCAGCCAGCGCGCAGATTTCGGGCGGAATAAGTTGCCTCAATTGCGTCTCACTGGGGCCGACGTCGCAGCCGCCCCTTGGCAGCGGCACCGTGATTACCCCCTGCGTTACCTGTGGCTGGGACAGCACTGGAAGCGCACCCGCGAGCGCTCCATCGTCGCCAACCGAACACTGCCAGCTTATACCGATCGGTCTGGACAAGAGCGTGCTCTACCAAGGCCGCGGGACTTCGGTGGTGTTGCAGCAAGGTCGAATCTCACCGGGAAATTGGGATTTCCTTGAGTTGGGCGGCCCCGGCGGCAACGTCCTCAGAAACAATATCGCCTCCGGCTACCAGGGACCGATCGCTGCCGGGCAGTACATCTGGACCAAGACCGGGCAGAACGTCGGCCCTGCCAATCAAGGCTTCGATGATCGCATCGGCGCGACCTCGGGCGGCACGTGGCAGTCTCATGACGAGTCGGATCCCCGCGTGATCGTGATGCCGGTAGTCGATTGGACAACGGTGGGCAATGGCAGTTCGACCGTTGAGGTGCTGGGCTTTGCTCACATGTATCTCGAATCAAGCCTGGGCCACGGACAATTCCAGGCCTATTACATCGATGACCTGGTGCCGGACAGCCTGGTGTCGGCGACGCCACCGCCGGCCGGGTTCCGCGGCGCACGCGGCAATCCGGTACTGACCAGGTAGCGCACATCTGCCGGAGCAGGTTGCGTCCGTAATGCGGGCGCAACCTGCCTCTCGGAATCAGGAGCACGCTTCAAGCAATCGATCAAATACCCGATACTACAAATTTTCGCACCTGCGTCGGGGTATCTGCCACTTTTTTCTCGCCGGCGCGCTTCAGGTAAGCATACAGCGTCGTCCGCGATACCCCCAGGATTTTTGCAGCTTGCACCTTGTTGCCGTTCGCGGCTTCGACGGCCTCGCGGACGGCGTCTTCGCGCAGTTCCGCCAGGATGCCGTTGCTTGAACCGGTGGCTGATCCGAGCTTCTCAGGATGGCCGGGCCGGGTGGCGGAAGGAGCTTGGCCGGAGGATATCTCCCTGGGCAAGTCCCTGACCCGAATCTGGCGATGTTTGCCAAAAACGATCGCTCCTTCGATCACGTTCGCGAGCTCGCGCACGTTTCCGGGCCACGGATAGGCGGTCAAAACCGCTAGCGCTCTCGGCGAGACTCCTTCGACCCGCATCGAGCGCCGGACCTGCTGCCCAAACAGCGCGATGAAATGATCGACGAGGATCGGGATGTCTTCCGGCCGCGTCCGCAGCGGAGGTATCTCGAGCCGGCAGGCCTGCAGCCGGTAATACAGATCCTTCCGGAGCGCGCCCGCCGCGGCCGCTGCCTCCGGGTCAAGATTGGTCGAAGCAATCACGCTCGCATCGACTGGCATCTCACGGTTCCCACCCACCGGACGCGCGGCTTTTTCCTGCAGGACGCGAAGCAACTTGCTTTGTCCATCGACGCTCATTTCGGTTATTTCATCGAGGAACAAGGTGCCGCCGCTGGCTTCCTGGAAGAGGCCATGCTTGGCCGCGTTGGCGCCGCTGAACGCGCCTTTTACGTAGCCGAAGAGTTCGCTCTCGATGAGATCCTTCGGGATGGCGGCGCAATTCACTGCGATAAATGGACTGCCCGCGGGCCGCGACACTTCGTGGATCGCATGCGCCACCCACTCTTTGCCCGTGCCCGTCTCGCCCACGATCAACACGATCGCGCCCGACGCGGCGACCGATTCGATCCGGTCGTAGAGTTCGAACATGACCGCGCTTTTGCCGACCAAGCCGTGGAAGTTTCCGCCGGGCCTGCCCGGCGTGGCGGGCGCGTCGTCATCGAGCAAATGAATCCGTGGTTTCACCCGCACCGACCACCATTTGTGATACGACAGCTCGAGGCAGATTCCGGCGAAACGCACCAGTCGATCGAACACGGCAGCGATAGCGGTCGGCATTTTTTCAGGCCGCTCCTCCAACACCATCTGCCGCACGATTCCCCAGAACGAATCGGTGAAGGCCAGCAACGAGCCGAGTGGCACGGCTCTTCTCGCGGAAATCCTGCCGACCGATTCCACCTCGGCCTGGTACCCGGCGATGTTCTTTTGCAGCAGGTATCGGAGCGCGGCCGCGGGCGTGCGCGTCAACACGTCGTCGGCTTCTGTCTTTGGGATCGTCCGCAAGATGTCTGGGTGCTGCGCGACCCACTCGATCCAGCGATGGGTGAGTTCGTCGGCGCGCGACACCACGA from Candidatus Binatus sp. encodes the following:
- a CDS encoding pilus assembly protein TadG-related protein, with amino-acid sequence MKRLTGFSKGQIFVLYAVAMTALLGAIALSTDVGVMYYNWASMQRAVDAAALAGANYLPEDTSNATAQATNYSTINGLAPAEIATSFNSPTNDTITVTASRTVPYYLGKVVGLTDQVVQVSASAQISGGISCLNCVSLGPTSQPPLGSGTVITPCVTCGWDSTGSAPASAPSSPTEHCQLIPIGLDKSVLYQGRGTSVVLQQGRISPGNWDFLELGGPGGNVLRNNIASGYQGPIAAGQYIWTKTGQNVGPANQGFDDRIGATSGGTWQSHDESDPRVIVMPVVDWTTVGNGSSTVEVLGFAHMYLESSLGHGQFQAYYIDDLVPDSLVSATPPPAGFRGARGNPVLTR
- a CDS encoding sigma-54-dependent Fis family transcriptional regulator, with protein sequence MISDRDLDDLRPVLEIVVSRADELTHRWIEWVAQHPDILRTIPKTEADDVLTRTPAAALRYLLQKNIAGYQAEVESVGRISARRAVPLGSLLAFTDSFWGIVRQMVLEERPEKMPTAIAAVFDRLVRFAGICLELSYHKWWSVRVKPRIHLLDDDAPATPGRPGGNFHGLVGKSAVMFELYDRIESVAASGAIVLIVGETGTGKEWVAHAIHEVSRPAGSPFIAVNCAAIPKDLIESELFGYVKGAFSGANAAKHGLFQEASGGTLFLDEITEMSVDGQSKLLRVLQEKAARPVGGNREMPVDASVIASTNLDPEAAAAAGALRKDLYYRLQACRLEIPPLRTRPEDIPILVDHFIALFGQQVRRSMRVEGVSPRALAVLTAYPWPGNVRELANVIEGAIVFGKHRQIRVRDLPREISSGQAPSATRPGHPEKLGSATGSSNGILAELREDAVREAVEAANGNKVQAAKILGVSRTTLYAYLKRAGEKKVADTPTQVRKFVVSGI